A window of the Plasmodium vivax chromosome 12, whole genome shotgun sequence genome harbors these coding sequences:
- a CDS encoding hypothetical protein, conserved (encoded by transcript PVX_116960A), with translation MNEKEKERQKADEKKLIDFDAQKLLTKFDMNNYNEDFVVTNNILKYHMKSIEIYNYEKNKIYDKDELNLYKDKLIHKDNIHYYPYELYFNTYRNIYKEEKMLLNLPNRVKKKKGKEGEEKETEEKEAEEKEAEEKEAEEKDKEDNASNTFEEEQGLEDDYNFDYNKSEDELENEENDENVI, from the exons atgaatgaaaaggaaaaggagaggcaGAAGGCCGACGAGAAAAAGT taATCGACTTCGACGCGCAAAAGCTGCTGACCAAATTTGACATGAACAACTACAATGAAGACTTCGTGGTTACAAATAACATTCTCAAGTACCACATGAAGAGCATAGAAATTTATAACTacgaaaagaataaaatttatgataAGGATGAGCtgaatttatataaagataAGCTCATCCATAAGGATAACATCCACTACTATCCGTATGAGTTGTATTTTAACACCTACAGGAATATCTacaaggaggaaaaaatgctcctCAACCTGCCCAATcgggtgaagaaaaagaaggggaaggaaggggaggaaaaagaaacggaggagaaggaggcggaggagaaggaggcggaggagaaagaagcggaggagaaAGACAAAGAAGACAACGCATCGA ACACATTCGAGGAGGAGCAGGGACTAGAAGACGACTACAACTTTGATTATAACAAAAGTGAAGATGAGCTAGAGAATGAAGAAAACGACGAGAACGTCATATAA
- a CDS encoding hypothetical protein, conserved (encoded by transcript PVX_116965A), giving the protein MENKITFFREYDNVKERVELVRRYLDQEDESEVLKNFTPILENLTYLNNCLNSYREVKTVLDPHLTLLVEPFLDFLKRSFSLLGGILSHFKKQLGGANGGYDRASSVAAKEGGLSNEVRDTQEGEKQTGRSISGEGKTPIESKGDVENRQGSRHGSLAANEQTGDGNDRLDAAKAEDEIRVKMYAVIEEVYKYYNTLISVRGEKKIKTFFPCDSFCLSSIADLLLKLKEEEAAFNHLTKCKSNQMDDGNNAWVIFYILLIWLSFCMYLPFKLLSVRTNMLASVEEIFYYYVGKNDKAKEACSILYAQFLRRDDVHQERSYFNRFILFSKELMVKLVEINSLAEKKRQLEDDFFAVTTGGSASPNCFIKFSNLVLCGVLLTHKRLLKRGEKRLLKSYANFYHFFFIQNHAHLDFTQMSKALKILCLGYYALLFLERAAGGEGATNGGGAANGEGATDNEAATDNEAATDVGPSEPVHSALFDEFPLFLNINEVFTMYQRETKEGWSPQPQREEQVLPSSAQKRYSCEKDILQILNLLLCYFNDSSSHIRWCLSKSFGNILSHLSIENVRVMIAKFNELAKYNDYNIWGSINYTLFHYLFGKTSLSTEIINFLLRKVVESLYTNRDKIFASTFVLLYSLFKYNKFVQFRYERNEKGIRFFFFHLIFTKLIVLSLFEDNINLRKSAMSLLQIFIGKFNFLYQFGGHSAGGTSAGEPLHNREAFFDDIVQFVSLFFCGDAVSAYYEGLQRGQLGGGSAVHGGSHPSNGGSNSAHGGSNSAHGGSHPSHGHSRAAHEDSRAAHGGSRAAGEAPPRLGARALLEESKRDVFNANIDILSTCNFSELINLKKSLLIKTKEVCRFALYKYPVIFHLYSFKLFHENANIRLLAAESLANLSSHNGDHFIQVVLPFLVKKSYEENVLIKHGSIICISKVLLKLEQRVDEDLQNEIKKIILFNEKKRLYKLKKGEILRHSICLLIQSICQCDYFLVKQNTHSFFLEVLQNNLFHYNEIIQFEASKIFFYMPIYLLTRSKAIHYLYSNVLLRIIKEKDNFLHLKGYFILLLFVSEEVIPDVASDLIKLFYYILKKCSSHYRIRNALLRKHRQVSSSPPLSVDEADVKNNNPIQNDPLFFKRINFELYPIDFNMKIFCLLALFNVVDKLRRAYISQFLLLHGECTTSFRGLIRSKRGANSRRTARLNRCERSVSSSVRSNMGRSSSNENTPSEESDGESWADDSLHNDACTKGHSGEELNGGATTAGEKWPSFGDNSTIESDREMDSKKWKPRGDTKVEANGVAADKKRKRRRNTSFYMKKTVKLVKRNISWEEVIEEGKKQNKDVLPLSLDINKVAKVLILYLQEYVYECDIGDSHVFVREICLGLTAFLLTSYPLYFFKRGGSNVQRRSRGRQAPPEGGADVDVEPQQRGVNNEQTAAAGTKGEPSQDYFYERFDSDDSGEDGSSGEEDGGCNGEDRLNDGEDHRSSGKDQPTLMYVLFEVKKKYVNILTQLLLKLLCEKNIRTNKMCLFLLNYLYNYATFNSCGEMETFPFSNVLHKHCHDFPYELYLKKKMDDNIRKSKRNIYQYLSTSWENIHNVFDNVTVHLCDYYEPIYLKGHGGGAPSVGYTNRANEKGLGSTPGGTANGVCTCTYEEEITALFLNRPYKYKLVKTIFNKINNFIYLYNYALKYTSFSVFHKNKFASTRKGLMRGQARSGDPSGDSPIGSVALSGSASPSGGAALSGSVSPSGSAPTGDLQFENILINNDFVDDINLSEGEEKISVEEENLIKDVHFLLDKTKKNISVIKCLEYSEAYLYSHIFFLLFLNKYNYYLLSGFFNTLCYYTSHSEHSKYAYTNVMKTGREKSIEFLFFDFLVRYKDVYTFGYIRDDVLFLYIRYYRKFYVGCEYAEVGGIIRAFNEGRDGRRGRRKERDTDEHNHTDRYYHTDWHNHTDRYYHTDGHTDAHKDGEEGEPPRALHLHNVNLGEILSLEKREDQFDFLKNIFHNYDIFFDRNVILLSDEECGGEGNTKCMLKGKEKKKKKKKRRQANKQIKQKYQDKIELLEYVNICLIKILYYLNNFNLIQLETFLKSVNSFVKFSLINNFAAFCFLNFFLSTFEKYATFALVRTISEFAINIFMCASLHLNVKRLAFFLVLQMLLHRYPKIREFTNEYLYANVNFICPDEHAIFRGA; this is encoded by the exons atggaaaacaaaataacgtTTTTTCGCGAATATGATAACGTCAAAGAGAGAGTAGAACTGGTAAGACGGTACCTCGACCAGGAGGACGAAAGCGAAGTGCTAAAAAATTTcacccccattttggaaaatttaacttatttaaataattgccTGAACAGCTATAGGGAAGTCAAAACGGTGCTGGACCCGCACCTGACTCTGCTGGTGGAGCCATTTCtagattttttaaaaagaagcttCTCCCTGTTGGGAGGGATTCTATCTCATTTTAAGAAGCAGTTGGGGGGAGCAAATGGGGGTTACGACAGGGCAAGCAGTGTAGCTGCTAAGGAAGGGGGCCTTTCAAATGAGGTGAGGGATAcccaagagggggaaaagcaaacgGGTCGAAGTATCAGCGGTGAGGGAAAGACTCCCATTGAGTCAAAAGGAGACGTAGAAAACCGCCAAGGAAGTCGCCACGGAAGTCTCGCCGCAAACGAACAAACGGGAGATGGCAACGACAGGTTAGACGCCGCCAAAGCGGAGGATGAAATTCGCGTGAAAATGTACGCGGTGATAGAGGAGGTGTACAAATACTACAACACGCTGATATCcgtgaggggggaaaagaaaattaaaacttttttccCATGTGACTCCTTCTGCTTAAGTAGCATAGCTGATTTGCTGCTCAaactgaaggaggaggaagccgCTTTTAACCATTTGACCAAGTGTAAGTCGAACCAAATGGATGATGGGAACAACGCGtgggtaattttttacatcctACTCATATGGCTGTCGTTCTGCATGTACCTCCCCTTTAAGCTGCTATCTGTGAGGACGAATATGCTGGCCAGTGttgaagaaatattttactaCTACGTGGGGAAGAACGACAAGGCGAAGGAAGCGTGTTCCATCCTGTATGCGCAGTTTCTAAGGAGGGACGATGTACATCAAGAGAGATCCTACTTCAATAggtttatccttttttccaaagaacTTATGGTGAAACTGGTGGAAATAAACTCCCTCGCTGAGAAGAAGAGACAACTGGAGGATGACTTCTTTGCAGTGACCACTGGAGGGAGTGCTTCCCCCAACTGCTTCATCAAATTTAGCAACTTAGTTTTATGTGGAGTTTTACTAACCCATAAAAGGTTGCTGaaacggggggagaaaaggctCTTAAAAAGTTACGccaatttttatcattttttttttatccaaaATCATGCCCATTTGGATTTCACGCAGATGTCCAAGGCGTTGAAGATTCTCTGCCTCGGTTATTACGCCTTGTTGTTTTTGGAGAgggctgcggggggggagggagccACTAACGGGGGGGGGGCCGCCAACGGGGAGGGAGCTACTGACAATGAGGCAGCTACTGACAATGAGGCAGCTACTGACGTAGGCCCGAGCGAACCCGTCCACTCCGCCCTCTTCGACGAATTCCCCCTCTTCTTAAACATCAACGAGGTGTTCACCATGTACCAAAGGGAGACGAAGGAGGGGTGGAGTCCGCAGCCCCAAAGAGAAGAGCAAGTGCTTCCCTCAAGTGCACAGAAAAGATATTCCTGCGAAAAGGATATCTTGCAAATATTGAACCTCCTGCTGTGCTACTTCAACGACAGTAGCAGCCACATCCGATGGTGCCTGTCCAAAAGCTTCGGAAATATATTATCCCATCTGAGCATAGAAAACGTCCGTGTGATGATAGCCAAATTTaacgagctagccaaataTAACGATTACAACATTTGGGGTAGCATTAATTACACCCTATTTCATTACCTCTTTGGAAAGACAAGCCTCTCCACAGAAATTATTAACTTCCTTCTTCGGAAGGTCGTCGAAAGTTTGTATACAAATAGGGACAAAATTTTTGCGAGCACGTTTGTTCTGTTATATAGCCTCTTCAAGTACAATAAGTTTGTTCAATTTCGTTATGAGCGGAATGAGAAGGGgattcgattttttttcttccatttgatTTTCACCAAGTTGATTGTTCTCTCCCTGTTTGAGGATAACATCAACTTGAGGAAGTCCGCCATGTCTCTGCTGCAAATATTTATTGGGAAGTTTAACTTTTTGTACCAATTTGGTGGGCACTCCGCGGGGGGTACCTCGGCGGGGGAGCCTCTCCACAACAGGGAGGCGTTCTTCGACGACATTGTGCAGTTTGtgagtttgtttttttgcgGCGATGCGGTGAGTGCCTACTATGAGGGGTTGCAGAGGGGGCAGCTGGGCGGTGGCAGCGCTGTACATGGGGGTAGCCACCCATCAAATGGGGGTAGCAACTCAGCACATGGGGGTAGCAACTCAGCACATGGGGGTAGCCACCCATCACATGGGCATAGCCGCGCTGCACATGAGGATAGCCGCGCTGCACATGGGGGCAGCCGCGCTGCGGGGGAAGCCCCGCCCCGCCTGGGCGCCAGAGCACTCCTGGAGGAGTCCAAAAGGGACGTGTTCAACGCGAACATCGACATCCTGTCGACCTGCAACTTCAGCGAGCTcatcaatttgaagaagtccCTCCTCATAAAGACGAAGGAGGTGTGCAGGTTCGCTTTGTACAAATACCCAGTCATTTTCCACCTGTACTCCTTTAAGCTGTTTCACGAAAATGCGAACATCAGATTGCTGGCAGCGGAATCGCTAGCCAATCTCTCCTCCCACAATGGAGACCACTTCATACAGGTGGTTCTTCCCTTCTTGGTGAAGAAAAGCTACGAGGAAAATGTGCTAATAAAGCATGGCTCGATTATATGCATTTCAAAAGTACTGCTAAAATTGGAACAACGTGTTGATGAAGATTTacaaaacgaaataaaaaaaattatcctttttaacgaaaagaaaagattatataaattaaaaaagggagaaatttTAAGGCACTCCATATGTCTACTCATACAAAGCATATGTCAATGTGATTACTTCTTGGTGAAGCAGAACACACACTCATTCTTTCTAGAAGTTTTACAAAACAATTTGTTCcattataatgaaattatacAGTTTGAAGcgtccaaaatttttttctacatgcCCATATATCTGTTGACTAGAAGCAAGGCCATTCACTACCTTTACAGTAATGTTCTTTTGAGAATTATAAAGGAGAAGGATAACTTCCTCCATTTGAAGGGGTATTTTATTCTCCTTTTGTTCGTCAGCGAAGAGGTCATTCCGGACGTCGCTTCCGATTTGATTAAGCTCTTTTACTACATCTTAAAGAAGTGCTCCTCCCATTACCGGATTAGGAATGCTCTCCTGAGGAAGCATCGTCAGGTGAGCTCTTCACCCCCTCTCAGTGTGGACGAAGcggatgtaaaaaataacaaccCCATCCAAAAtgatccccttttttttaaacgaatAAACTTTGAGCTGTACCCCATTGATTTTAACATGAAGATCTTTTGCCTCCTCGCTTTGTTCAACGTGGTGGACAAGCTGCGTAGGGCGTATATCTCCCAGTTTTTGCTCCTTCACGGGGAATGCACCACCAGCTTTAGGGGCCTCATCAGgtccaaaaggggggcaaattCACGAAGGACGGCCCGCCTTAACCGCTGCGAAAGGAGCGTTAGTAGCAGCGTTAGGAGCAACATGGGGCGGAGCTCCTCCAACGAAAACACACCAAGTGAAGAGTCGGATGGGGAGTCATGGGCGGACGACAGCCTCCACAATGACGCATGTACAAAGGGGCACTCTGGCGAGGAACTCAACGGTGGAGCCACGACTGCTGGGGAGAAGTGGCCCTCCTTCGGGGATAACTCAACGATCGAAAGTGACCGCGAAATGGACTCCAAAAAGTGGAAGCCCCGAGGCGACACAAAGGTGGAAGCAAATGGTGTAGCGGCGgacaagaaaaggaaaaggcgaagGAACACCTCCTTTTACATGAAGAAAACAGTCAAACTTGTTAAGCGGAACATCTCCTGGGAGGAGGTCATagaggaagggaaaaaacaaaacaaggACGTTCTGCCATTATCCTTAGACATCAACAAAGTGGCAAAAGTGTTAATTCTCTATCTGCAGGAATATGTGTACGAATGTGACATTGGCGATTCGCACGTCTTCGTTAGGGAGATATGTCTGGGGCTGACCGCGTTCCTCTTAACTTCATACCCGCTGTACTTTTTCAAGAGGGGTGGTAGTAATGTgcagaggaggagcaggGGGAGGCAGGCACCACCCGAGGGGGGAGCTGATGTAGACGTGGAACCGCAGCAAAGGGGGGTGAACAACGAGCAAACCGCAGCTGCAGGGACGAAGGGGGAACCCTCCCAGGATTACTTCTACGAGCGGTTCGACTCGGATGACAGTGGGGAGGATGGAAGTAGCGGAGAGGAAGATGGAGGCTGCAATGGGGAGGACCGCCTCAACGATGGGGAGGACCACCGCAGCAGTGGGAAGGACCAACCCACCCTCATGTACGTCCTCTttgaggttaaaaaaaagtacgtaAACATACTAACCCAGTTGCTGCTAAAATTACTGTGCGAAAAAAACATCCGGACGAACAAAATGTGCCTGTTCCTTCTGAATTACCTGTACAATTATGCCACCTTCAATTCCTGTGGGGAGATGGAGACGTTCCCCTTCTCCAACGTTCTACACAAACACTGCCATGACTTCCCCTACGAACTTTAccttaaaaagaaaatggacGACAATATTAGAAAAAGCAAGCGGAACATTTACCAGTACTTGAGCACTTCTTGGGAGAACATTCACAACGTCTTTGATAATGTGACGGTTCATCTGTGTGATTACTACGAGCCGATATATTTGAAGGGCCACGGGGGAGGAGCTCCAAGTGTGGGTTATACCAATCGTGCGAATGAAAAGGGGTTAGGAAGCACCCCCGGGGGAACCGCCAACGGTGTCTGCACCTGCAcatatgaagaagaaattacAGCGCTGTTCCTGAACCGCCCTTACAAGTACAAACTCGTTAAgaccatttttaacaaaattaataatttcatttatttgtacAATTACGCTTTGAAGTACACGAGCTTTTCCGTTTTCCACAAGAACAAGTTCGCTTCCACGAGGAAGGGCCTCATGCGCGGGCAGGCCCGCTCGGGCGACCCGAGTGGAGATAGCCCCATTGGGAGCGTCGCTCTAAGTGGAAGTGCCTCCCCAAGTGGTGGCGCAGCTCTAAGTGGAAGTGTCTCCCCAAGTGGTAGCGCCCCCACGGGAGACCTCCAATTCGAGAACATCCTCATCAACAACGACTTCGTGGACGACATAAACCTCAGCGAGGGTGAAGAAAAGATATCCGTCGAGGAGGAAAATTTAATCAAAGACGTCCACTTCTTGCTAgacaaaacgaaaaagaataTCAGCGTGATTAAGTGCTTGGAGTATAGCGAAGCGTACCTGTACAGCCACATCTTTTTCCTGCTGttcttaaataaatataattactaCCTGCTCAGCGGGTTTTTTAACACCCTGTGCTACTACACCTCGCATAGCGAGCATAGTAAATATGCCTACACGAATGTGATGAAGACGGGGAGGGAGAAGTCCATtgagtttttatttttcgatTTCCTCGTGCGGTACAAAGATGTCTACACCTTCGGCTACATCCGGGACGACGTCCTGTTTCTCTACATTAGGTACTACCGGAAGTTTTACGTAGGCTGCGAGTACGCGGAGGTCGGTGGGATCATCCGTGCGTTCAACGAGGGGCGGGATGGCCGTAGGGGGCGCCGCAAGGAGCGAGATACGGATGAGCATAACCATACAGATAGGTATTATCATACGGATTGGCATAACCATACGGATAGGTATTATCATACGGATGGGCACACCGATGCGCATAAGGatggggaggagggggaaccCCCGCGGGCCCTCCACCTGCACAACGTCAACCTAGGCGAAATACTCTCGCtcgaaaaaagagaagaccAGTTtgactttttaaaaaatatatttcataactATGACATATTCTTCGACAGAAATGTAATTCTTCTGTCTGACGAAGAATGCGGCGGTGAGGGGAACACGAAATGCATGttaaaagggaaggaaaaaaaaaaaaaaaaaaaaaaaaggagacaggcaaataaacaaataaaacaaaaatatcaAGACAAAATTGAATTATTAGAATATGTCAACATTtgcttaattaaaattttatactacTTGAATAATTTCAACTTAATACAACTGGagacatttttaaaaagtgttaaTTCGTTTGTGAAGTTTTCCCTGATCAATAATTTTGCggccttttgttttttaaacttcttcctttccacCTTCGAAAAATACGCAACCTTTGCGCTCGTTCGAACCATTTCGGAGTTTGCCATAAACATTTTCATGTGTGCCTCTCTGCACTTAAATGTTAAGCGCCTGGCCTTCTTCCTGGTCCTGCAGATGCTCCTGCACAG ATACCCCAAGATACGGGAATTCACCAACGAGTACCTCTACGCGAacgttaattttatttgccCGGACGAG CACGCAATTTTCCGAGGCGCTTAA
- a CDS encoding hypothetical protein, conserved (encoded by transcript PVX_116970A): MNKLKDKKKGPANPEYPPKKEKKEVHTKRYSNNSSIINSSGYNNSGSNSNCNIGNSFVRASENGTAGEDNIINKIKELNLVLLQNKDEIGSLRQENEAFSSQIANFVKKCKELQCMCSERETDIAKLKQNEKCLVQEINKRKKEKGQLEDKMKKLEQEGTSKSEHISQVECERDNLTKELQKRDKQINFLHENIKQLEGQITLLRNENAKNKQDVTNNLKKQNEINEHINSKDSKIAALEEKTQKLNKVVRDKTEENENCKKKIQQQSAKIAHLNDKIQMLEKDQKIDKEKIKKYIDNIKSLKKNNQKMDERSRESQMEEQRKELEDVIFNSQVYKLSKKMGTPKKSANSSSISKMANSVKNAKNTNGGGTHPLLSPNKRGDKHPLNSDSSASSSCGGSSDGEIVSFSTKYNLSKNVSKGADTTGKKKK; encoded by the exons atgaataaattaaaagataaGAAAAAGGGCCCCGCAAATCCAGAGTATCCTCCAAAGA aagagaaaaaggaagtgcaCACAAAAAGATACAGCAACAATAGCAGCATCATCAACAGCAGCGGCTACAACAACAGCGGCAGCAATAGCAACTGCAACATCGGAAACTCGTTTGTGAGGGCGAGCGAAAATGGAACTGCTGGAGAGGACaacataattaacaaaataaaggagcTGAATTTAGTGTTGCTCCAAAATAAGGATGAAATAGGTAGCCTCCGACAGGAGAACGAGGCCTTTTCCTCCCAG ATCGCCAACTTCGTGAAGAAGTGCAAAGAACTACAGTGCATGTGCAGCGAGAGAGAAACGGACATCGCgaaattaaagcaaaatgaaaaatgcctCGTGCAGGAAATAAACAaacggaaaaaggaaaagggccAACTGGAggataaaatgaagaagctggAGCAGGAAGGGACAAGCAAAAGTGAGCACATCTCCCAAGTGGAATGCGAAAGGGACAATTTAACAAAAGAGCTACAAAAAAGAgacaaacaaataaattttcttcatgaAAACATAAAACAACTGGAGGGACAAATCACACTTTTGCGGaatgaaaatgcaaaaaataaacaagaCGTTacgaataatttaaaaaaacaaaacgaaataaatgaacatataaatTCGAAGGACAGCAAAATTGCGGCACTGGAAGAGAAGACgcaaaaattgaacaaaGTCGTACGGGACAAAAcggaagaaaacgaaaattgtaaaaaaaaaatacaacaacAGAGTGCCAAAATAGCTCACCTGAATGATAAAATACAAATGTTAGAGAAGGATCAAAAAAtcgataaagaaaaaattaaaaaatatattgataatattaaaagtttaaaaaaaaataatcaaaagaTGGATGAACGCAGTAGGGAAAGCCAAATGGAGGAACAGCGGAAGGAGCTTGAGGACGTCATATTTAATTCCCAAGTTTACAaattgagcaaaaaaatgggcacaccaaaaaaaagtgccaatTCTTCGAGCattagcaaaatggcaaacagtgtaaaaaacgcaaaaaacacaaatgggggggggacTCACCCGTTGCTCTCCCCCAATAAGCGCGGCGATAAACACCCTCTTAACAGCGACAGCAGTGCAAGCAGTAGCTGCGGCGGGAGCAGCGATGGAGAAATCGTCAGCTTTTCCACAAAATAcaatttaagtaaaaatgtcAGCAAGGGGGCGGACACAacagggaagaaaaagaaatga
- a CDS encoding hypothetical protein, conserved (encoded by transcript PVX_116975A), with amino-acid sequence MCGKGIHNIRTFLLTCLSGSVGNILHNTDVDKQEARCYLAADDEGASHDGERGPTGDAAQPCQSEEGSQNGQSRAKQCFNKQEDFLRKCKKVHSLRKSLENAQVRTGDTFGFRDDILRYYI; translated from the exons ATGTGCGGGAAGGGG ATACACAACATCCGGACGTTCCTGCTGACTTGCTTGAGCGGGTCGGTGGGGAATATTCTCCACAACACGGACGTAGACAAGCAGGAAGCGCGTTGCTACCTTGCGGCTGACGACGAGGGGGCTAGCCACGACGGAGAGAGGGGCCCAACCGGGGACGCCGCTCAACCCTGCCAATCGGAGGAAGGTAGCCAAAATGGTCAAAGCCGCGCCAAGCAGTGCTTCAACAAACAGGAGGATTTTTTACGCAAGTGCAAGAAAGTTCATAGCCTTCGGAAGAGTTTGGAAAATGCCCAGGTGAGAACGGGGGACACCTTCGGCTTTAGGGACGACATTTTGCGGTACTACATATGA
- a CDS encoding hypothetical protein, conserved (encoded by transcript PVX_116980A): protein MAAPEQYYEPVVKKENKIEYVDNLYLSKNVLNNRENALNYFYTSPFYTSRSHHSLNEKIRVGRMLSDDEEGYLFDITYDNLNVLKQNEPHDLVSMHIYYNTNSIFHISLTHKYKVKNIICKKVIQMFCILNGKIYSSRSFGELLNNKIASIVCNVEKFYDCVNKMMTFNVTSNYNFEGRADEQVDTPYMNYRLEDVYISTKKKKRG, encoded by the coding sequence ATGGCGGCGCCGGAGCAGTACTACGAACCAGtcgtgaaaaaggaaaacaaaatcgaGTACGTTGATAATTTGTACCTTTCCAAGAACGTGTTGAATAACAGGGAAAATGCACTGAACTATTTTTACACGTCTCCATTTTACACCAGTAGAAGCCACCACTcgttaaatgaaaaaatacgaGTGGGGAGAATGCTCAGTGATGACGAAGAGGGATACCTATTTGACATTACCTACGACaatttaaatgttttaaaacaaaatgagccGCATGATTTGGTTAGCatgcatatttattacaatacaaattccatttttcatatttccttaacacataaatataaagtgAAGAATATCATCTGCAAAAAGGTTATTCAGatgttttgcattttgaATGGCAAGATTTACAGCTCGAGATCCTTTGGGGAATTACTAAACAATAAAATTGCCAGCATTGTGTGTAATGTGGAAAAGTTTTACGACTGTGTTAATAAGATGATGACCTTTAACGTTACGTCTAACTACAATTTCGAGGGCAGGGCGGATGAGCAGGTGGACACCCCCTACATGAATTACCGCCTCGAGGATGTGTACATTTCCaccaagaagaaaaaaagaggctaG